From the genome of Uranotaenia lowii strain MFRU-FL chromosome 1, ASM2978415v1, whole genome shotgun sequence, one region includes:
- the LOC129740599 gene encoding synaptic vesicle glycoprotein 2B-like translates to MAKEAPPVRLDDALDRVGFGRSQIEILIVCSAIMMTIVTETMGMSIILPAAKCDLKLGSADQGLLQGATFLGIVMVSYVCGYLSDTRGRRKIMMYSLYATSVCALASSVANSTVLLLVLRLLAGICISAPSATVFAYLGEFCPPVKRSQIISFGSVWGMLAMVYVALFGWWVLSYNWVREISTEYSFKPWRLLFLVYNLPGLLSAIALSWLPESPKFYYSAGQTGKALAVLKHCYRRNKGTDIGFLVEKLEPESIQTAQKKGIFASLWSQTVPLLKWPMVLYFSAVCLQQISAFAAYGGLGLWYPELMNQLTNAETELTVCAAVEESFAKKNLMNSTTTEVCSSVIHQSTFIYLMIMGLFGTCCALLSALLLGKFNPKMLGRVNFLLAAISGILLQFTSNRYLIIALFCCEIILAGYCMVLINMCSVAIFPTQVRAMAVSLSLMMARLSSFTFSSIVGFVMEENCAATFYMFSSILAIGVLLSFLLPK, encoded by the exons atggcaaaagaaGCGCCGCCTGTGCGGCTAGACGATGCCCTGGATCGGGTTGGATTCGGTCGGTCtcagattgaaattttgatagtgTGCAGTGCCATTATGATGACCATTGTGACTGAAACTATGGGTATGAGCATAATACTGCCGGCTGCCAAATGTGATTTGAAATTGGGCAGCGCGGACCAAGGATTGTTGCAGGGTGCCACTTTCCTGGGCATCGTGATGGTTTCGTACGTTTGTGGTTACTTGTCCGACACCAGAGGCCGGAGAAAGATTATGATGTACTCGCTGTATGCCACGAGTGTCTGTGCTTTGGCATCTAGCGTGGCGAACAGTACGGTTCTGTTGCTCGTGTTGAGATTATTGGCTGGTATCTG TATATCTGCGCCTTCGGCAACCGTATTTGCATATCTAGGGGAATTCTGCCCTCCAGTTAAACGTTCACAAATTATTTCATTCGGTTCCGTTTGGGGAATGCTTGCCATGGTCTACGTTGCAT TGTTTGGTTGGTGGGTTTTATCGTACAATTGGGTTAGGGAAATCTCAACAGAATACTCCTTCAAGCCATGGCGTCTTCTGTTCTTGGTATATAACCTACCAGGACTTCTATCAGCAATTGCGCTCAGTTGGCTACCCGAGAGTCCGAAGTTCTATTATTCAGCTGGTCAGACTGGTAAGGCCCTTGCTGTTCTGAAGCATTGTTACAGAAGAAACAAAGGCACGGATATAGGTTTCTTAGTTGAAAAACTGGAGCCAGAGTCTATACAGACTGCGCAGAAAAAAGGAATATTTGCTTCACTGTGGTCTCAAACAGTACCGTTGCTGAAGTGGCCCATGGTTCTCTACTTTTCAGCGGTCTGCCTTCAACAGATTAGTGCATTTGCAGC ATACGGTGGACTAGGTCTGTGGTATCCGGAGCTTATGAATCAGCTAACAAATGCAGAAACCGAGCTCACGGTCTGTGCCGCCGTTGAGGAATCCTTCGCGAAGAAAAACCTAATGAACAGCACCACTACTGAAGTTTGCTCGTCGGTTATTCACCAAAGCACCTTCATATATTTGATGATCATGGGTCTGTTTGGGACTTGCTGTGCTCTGTTGTCAGCCCTTCTTCTGGGAAAGTTTAATCCAAAGATGTTGGGAAGAGTAAACTTTCTGTTAGCTGCCATTAGTGGAATCTTGCTGCAGTTCACATCGAACCGGTATCTGATCATTGCTTTGTTTTGTTGCGAAATAATTTTGGCCGGGTATTGCATGGTGTTGATCAACATGTGCTCGGTGGCGATCTTCCCTACCCAGGTTCGGGCGATGGCCGTTTCGCTAAGTCTGATGATGGCTCGGTTGAGCAGTTTCACTTTCAGCAGTATAGTGGGATTTGTAATGGAGGAGAACTGCGCCGCTACCTTTTACATGTTCTCCAGTATTCTGGCAATAGGAgtattgttatcatttttgttgcCAAAGTag